CCGTCGACCTCGATGATTTCAGAAACGTCAACGAAACCTGGGGCCATCTGCTGGGTGATCAGATGCTCACCGAGCTCAGTCAGCGCCTGACCCATTGCCTCAACGTCAGCGACACCTTGGGGCGCATGGACGGTGACGAATTCGCGCTGATCCTGATGATTCGCGAGGGCCAGGCCGATCCGCTGCAAACCGTCGAACGCATCCGCGAAGCCTTGCGCGTACCGTTTCAGCTGGCTGATCACGCCACAGCGATGACCGCCAGCATCGGCATCGCGCTGTACCCCGACGACGGCGACGACGCCCATCGGTTGATCAAACACGCCAACACCGCGATGAACCGCGCGAAGAAAATCGGCCGGGACACTTATCGTTTTTACACCGCGCAAATGAACGCCGACGCGTCGGCGCGGCAAGAGCTGGAAACGGCCTTGCGCGAGGCGGTAGAACAGCAGGCATTCGAGTTGTTCTATCAGCCCAAGATCAGTCTGGCGGATGGCTGCGTTTGCGGGTTGGAAGCCCTGTTGCGCTGGTCGCGCCCAGGCCTGGGGCCTGTCTCGCCGGCGGTGTTTGTGCCGATTCTGGAAACCCTCGGGCTGATTTCCGAGGTGGGCAGTTGGGTGATCCGCCGCGTCTGTCAGCAAATTTGGGGCCGTTCCAGGTGGCGGTCAACGTGTCGGGCCAGCAGATCATCGAGGGCGACTTGATCGACAGTATTCGCCAAGCGTTGATCGACCATCGGATTGATCCGCAGTGGCTGGAAATCGAACTGACCGAAAGCTCTTTGATGGAAAACACCTCGCACACCATCGCCAGTTTGCAAACACTGCAGGCGCTGGGGATCAAGGTGTCGATCGACGATTTCGGCACGGGTTATTCCAGCCTCGCTTATTTGCGGCGTTTCCCGATCGACAAGCTGAAAATCGATATCGCCTTTATCCGCGAAGTCACCAGCAACCCGCAGGATGCGGCGATCGCGCGGACGATTATCGAACTCGCGCACAGCTTGCATTTGCAAGTGATCGCCGAAGGGGTCGAGACCGCCGAGCAACTGGCATTTCTGACCGAAAACGGTTGCGATCAGGTTCAAGGCTACCTGTTCAGCCGACCGCTGCCGATTGGCCAACTGGAAGTGTTTTTGCGTGAGCGGCAGGCCTCCGAGCCCTAGCCGCCCCAGCCCTCACTGACTGCCCGGCGTATCCCTTCGAGCAACATCGCAAACGCCGGGTTGTCATTGTTTTCGCGCCAGATCAGGTGCAGTTCGCTTTGCACCCCTTCGCCCAGATCGATATCGCGAAACTGCACATTCTTGAACACCACACTCGTCGCGCAACGCGGCACCAGCGCCAGACCCATTCCGGCGTTGACCAGCGCCAGAATGGTCAGCGACGAACCCAGCCATTGCACGTATTCCGGCGCCACCCGGGCCGAGCGCAGCATGCCGGTCAGCAGTTCGTTGAACGGTGGGTAAGCAGCGTGGGAGTACATCAGGAACGGCTGGGCATCGAGGTCCTGCACGGACACGCTGTCAGCGCTGGCCAGTCGATGATTGCTCGGCACTGCGAGCACAAACGGCTCGCGCACCAGGCATTCGGTGGCGTAACCCGGTTCCAGCAGCGGCGCGCGGACGATGCCGAGGTCGATACGTCGTGCGCGCAGGGCTTCGTGCTGCTGGTAGGTGTTCATCTCCGTCAGATCGATTTTCACGTGAGGCTGTTTCAGCCGTGCCTCGGCGATGACTTTGGGCAGGAATTCATACACCGCGCTGCCGACGAAGCTGATATTGACCGAGCCGATATCGCCTTCGGCGAACCGTCGCGCGGTGACGGCGGCCTGTTGGGCGCGCTCGAGCAAGTTCTGCGCTTCGATGAAAAATGCCCGGCCGGCAGCGGTCAACGCGACGCTGCGGGTGGTGCGGGTGAACAGCTCGACGCCGAGGTGGTGCTCGAGTAATTGAATCTGCCGACTGAGCGGCGGCTGGGTCATGTTCAGGCGTTCGGCGGCGCGACGGAAGTTGAGTTCGGTGGCGACCGTGGTGAAGCAGCGCAGTTGGGTAAGCTCGAACATTGATCTAATCCAGGTATCAATCGAATGCCAAGTTAGATTAGACGGGATCAATTGTCGCGTCCATGATCGGCTCGTCCCTACAAAAACAAGATTGGGAGTTGCCTCTTGAAAACCCTGCAGAGTTCGCCGCAGCCCACGGTACTCGCCCGTGCGGCGTCCAAAGTGAAACGCCATGTGCTGCCGTTGTTCGTGGTCATGTTTATCGTCAACTACATTGACCGGGTCAATATCGGCTTCGTGCGCAGCCATTTGGAAACCGACCTCGGCATCGGCGCGGCGGCGTATGGCTTGGGCGCCGGGCTGTTTTTCGTCGGTTACGCGCTGTTTGAAGTGCCGTCCAACATGCTGCTGCAACGCTACGGCGCGCGCGTCTGGCTGACCCGCATCATGTTCACCTGGGGCGCCGCCGCGATGGCGATGGCCTTCGTTCAGGGCGAAACCAGTTTCTACGTGCTGCGCTTTATCCTCGGCGCCGCCGAAGCCGGATTTTTCCCCGGCATCATTTATTACTTCACCCAGTGGCTGCCGGCGTCTGAACGCGGCAAGACCATGGCGGTGTTTCTCAGTGGCTCGGCGATTGCCTCGGTGATCTCCGGCCCGGTCTCCGGTGCGCTGCTGAACATCAACGGTTTGAGCCTGCATGGCTGGCAGTGGATGTTCCTGATCGAAGGCTTCGCGTCCATCGTGTTGTGCGGTTTCGTCTGGTTCTGGCTGCAATCGCATCCACGTGAGGCGAAATGGCTGAGCGACGAGGAGCGGGGCGCTTTGATCGCGGCGATTGCCGAAGAACAGCAGGCGCGCGAAGCGGTGAAAGGCGTCAAGCCATCGATGTTCAAACTGTTGGCCGACCGGCAGATTGCGCTGTTCTGCTTCATCTACTTTTCCATTGCCCTGACCATTTATGGCGCGACGTTCTGGCTGCCGAGCATGATCAAGAAGATGGGCAATCTGGGCGATTTCCAGGTTGGCTTGTTCAACTCGGTGCCGTGGATCATCTCGATCGTGGCGATGTACGGCTTCGCAGCGCTGGCCGGCAAATGGAAATTCCAGCAGGCGTGGGTCGCGCTGACATTGGTGATCGCCGCGTTCGGTATGTTCATGTCCACTACCGGCGGGCCGGTCTTCGCGTTTGTCGCGATCTGTTTTGCCGCAATCGGTTTCAAGGCTGCCTCGGCGCTGTTCTGGCCGATTCCGCAAGCCTATCTGGACGCACGGATCGCGGCGGCGGTGATTGCGTTAGTCAACTCCATCGGCAACCTTGGCGGCTTCGTTGCCCCGACCGCGTTCGGCTTTCTCGAGCAAACCACCGGCTCGATCGAGGGCGGCATGTACGGCCTCGCGGCGACGTCGCTGATGGCTGCCGTGGTGATCTTTTTCGCCCGCACCACGCCGAAAGCCACCTCGCCAACGCCGCGCAAGCGCAACGGCAATTCGCCCGACGTCGTGGTGCCGAGCCACGCCGCATCGCATTAAGCCCTGGATATTGATCAATCGGAGCCTGACCTTTGAAAATCAAACGAGTGACCGTGACCCCCATCGCTTTCCGCGATCCGCCACTGCTTAACGCCAGCGGCATTCACGAACCTTTTGCCTTGCGTTCGATTATCGAAATCGAGAGCGACAACGGCTACATCGGCCTTGGCGAGAGCTACGGCGATGCCCCCGCGCTGGCGATCCAGCAACAGTTGCAAGCGCAACTGATCGGCCTCGACCCGTTCAACCTCAACCACCTGCGCGCGATCGTCCAGGCCACCGTGGCGGCGAACAAAACTTCGAGCGTTGCTGGCGCTGAGCTGGCGCCCGGTTCGCACGCGAGCAAAGCGGTGAGCAATGCGTATTCGGCATTTGAAGTGGCGTTTCTCGACCTGCAGGCGCACGCGCTGAACGTGCCGCTGGTGGACCTGTTGGGCGGGGCGATTCGCGATGAAATTCCGTTCAGCGCCTATCTGTTTTTCAAGTACGCGCAGCACATTGATTCGCCGTACAAACCCGACAGTTGGGGCGAGGCGCTGAACGAAGAGCAGATCGTCGCCCAGGCACGCCGGATGATCGAAACCTATGGTTTCAAGAGCATCAAGCTTAAGGCCGGCGCCCTCGAGCCGGAGCATGAAGTGGCGTGCATCAAGGCGTTGAAAAAGGCTTTTCCGGGGTATCCGCTGCGCATTGATCCGAACGCCAATTGGTCGCTGGAGACCTCGATTCGCATGGCTGAATTGCTCGGCGAAGACCTGCAATATTACGAAGACCCGACGCCGGGCCTCGAAGGCATGTCCGAGTTGCACAAACGCACCGGGCTGCCGCTGGCGACCAACATGGTGGTCACCGATTTTGATGAGTTTCGCCGCAGCGTGGCGTTGAACAGTGTGCAGATTGTGCTGGCCGATCATCATTATTGGGGCGGCCTGCGCGACACTCAGGCGCTGGCGAAAATGTGCCAGACGTTCGGCGTCGGTGTGTCGATGCATTCCAATTCGCACCTGGGCATCAGCCTGATGGCGATGGCGCACGTGGCGGCGTCAGTGCCGAATCTGGATTACGCCTGCGACACCCATTACCCGTGGCAGGAGCCGGATGAGGAAGTGATCAAGGGCGGCAAACTGCCGATTGTCGACGGCTGCGTGAAGATCACCCGCGCACCTGGATTGGGCCTGGAACTGGACCACGATCAGCTCGGCAAACTGCATGATCAATACCTGACCTGCGGGATCCGCCAACGAGATGATGTGAAGCAGATGCAGCGCTATAAACCGGATTGGAAAACCCTGAAGCCAAGGTTCTGAATCCCCCAGCTACCGACAATCCTGTACGTGCCCGCGTCGGTTCTGTAGCAGCTGCCGAGGTACGAGGCTGCGTTTGGGTCTGTAGCAGCTGTCGAGCCTGCGAGGCTGCGTTCGGCTGCGAAGCAGTCGTGAAATCAGTTGACGCGGTGTTTCAGGAAAACCGCATACACAGGTTTCACGACTGCTGCGCAGCCGAACGCAGCCTCGTACCTCGGCAGCTGCTACAGAAGCGGACGCTGCTCAGTTGATATCCGAATCACAGCCATCCGGGTCCGGCTCGCGGGCCTTCACCGCGCGCTGCAACCGCGCTGCGATCAGCGTGTTCTTCAGCAAATAAGCAATCGTCATCGGCCCGACGCCGCCCGGCACTGGCGTGATTGCGCTGGCGACCGTGCGTGCGCTGGGGTAATCGACATCGCCGACCAGACGGCTACCGGATTCGTCAGTAATACGGTTGATCCCGACATCAATCACCACCGCCCCAGGCTTGAGCCAACTGGCATCGATCAAGCCCGGACGACCGACCGCCGCCACTACGATGTCCGCCAATCGGCACAGCGCCGGCGCATCGACGCTGCGCGAATGCACGACGCTGACCGAGCAGTGAGCTTGCAGCAACAAGGTCGCCATCGGTTTGCCGACAATGTTCGAACGGCCGATCACCACCGCGTGCAAACCGCTGATGTCACCCCAGGTTTCCTGCAACAGGCGCATGCAGCCGCTCGGCGTGCATGGGGTCAGCACGTCCATGCCTTGCACCAGACCGCCGACGTTTTCACGATGAAAACCGTCGACATCCTTGATCGGATCGATGGCGTGAATTACCGCCGCTTCATCGATATGCGCCGGCAGC
The window above is part of the Pseudomonas prosekii genome. Proteins encoded here:
- a CDS encoding LysR substrate-binding domain-containing protein, yielding MFELTQLRCFTTVATELNFRRAAERLNMTQPPLSRQIQLLEHHLGVELFTRTTRSVALTAAGRAFFIEAQNLLERAQQAAVTARRFAEGDIGSVNISFVGSAVYEFLPKVIAEARLKQPHVKIDLTEMNTYQQHEALRARRIDLGIVRAPLLEPGYATECLVREPFVLAVPSNHRLASADSVSVQDLDAQPFLMYSHAAYPPFNELLTGMLRSARVAPEYVQWLGSSLTILALVNAGMGLALVPRCATSVVFKNVQFRDIDLGEGVQSELHLIWRENNDNPAFAMLLEGIRRAVSEGWGG
- a CDS encoding MFS transporter — encoded protein: MKTLQSSPQPTVLARAASKVKRHVLPLFVVMFIVNYIDRVNIGFVRSHLETDLGIGAAAYGLGAGLFFVGYALFEVPSNMLLQRYGARVWLTRIMFTWGAAAMAMAFVQGETSFYVLRFILGAAEAGFFPGIIYYFTQWLPASERGKTMAVFLSGSAIASVISGPVSGALLNINGLSLHGWQWMFLIEGFASIVLCGFVWFWLQSHPREAKWLSDEERGALIAAIAEEQQAREAVKGVKPSMFKLLADRQIALFCFIYFSIALTIYGATFWLPSMIKKMGNLGDFQVGLFNSVPWIISIVAMYGFAALAGKWKFQQAWVALTLVIAAFGMFMSTTGGPVFAFVAICFAAIGFKAASALFWPIPQAYLDARIAAAVIALVNSIGNLGGFVAPTAFGFLEQTTGSIEGGMYGLAATSLMAAVVIFFARTTPKATSPTPRKRNGNSPDVVVPSHAASH
- a CDS encoding glucarate dehydratase family protein; translated protein: MKIKRVTVTPIAFRDPPLLNASGIHEPFALRSIIEIESDNGYIGLGESYGDAPALAIQQQLQAQLIGLDPFNLNHLRAIVQATVAANKTSSVAGAELAPGSHASKAVSNAYSAFEVAFLDLQAHALNVPLVDLLGGAIRDEIPFSAYLFFKYAQHIDSPYKPDSWGEALNEEQIVAQARRMIETYGFKSIKLKAGALEPEHEVACIKALKKAFPGYPLRIDPNANWSLETSIRMAELLGEDLQYYEDPTPGLEGMSELHKRTGLPLATNMVVTDFDEFRRSVALNSVQIVLADHHYWGGLRDTQALAKMCQTFGVGVSMHSNSHLGISLMAMAHVAASVPNLDYACDTHYPWQEPDEEVIKGGKLPIVDGCVKITRAPGLGLELDHDQLGKLHDQYLTCGIRQRDDVKQMQRYKPDWKTLKPRF
- a CDS encoding bifunctional 5,10-methylenetetrahydrofolate dehydrogenase/5,10-methenyltetrahydrofolate cyclohydrolase; translated protein: MTVTHLISSTPTLARNIDGKAIAALVLEEVRAEVAGLAEQQIFPALAVVLVGDDPASHVYVRNKMLRAKEVGIRSLEHRLPDTASQTQVLELIAQLNADVTVNGILVQLPLPAHIDEAAVIHAIDPIKDVDGFHRENVGGLVQGMDVLTPCTPSGCMRLLQETWGDISGLHAVVIGRSNIVGKPMATLLLQAHCSVSVVHSRSVDAPALCRLADIVVAAVGRPGLIDASWLKPGAVVIDVGINRITDESGSRLVGDVDYPSARTVASAITPVPGGVGPMTIAYLLKNTLIAARLQRAVKAREPDPDGCDSDIN